One genomic segment of Sminthopsis crassicaudata isolate SCR6 chromosome 2, ASM4859323v1, whole genome shotgun sequence includes these proteins:
- the LOC141553794 gene encoding olfactory receptor 13A1-like, producing MAEKNQTVVTEFILLGFSETHPIQFVLFCMFFFLYIVALAGNTLIVVAISIDSGLHTPMYFFLANLAILDIGCTTTVLPKLLENLADKKSISYVGCMTQLYFLTWFLGAELLLFTAMAYDRYVAICHPLHYTTMMSRMVCFLLAGSVWAISAISSSVHTGLMIQLTFCGPNIIKHFLCEIPTLLLLSCTSTYLNNVMIVIADVYFGVINFVLTMVSYGFIISSILKIRTTEGKKKAFSTCSSHLIVVTIYYTTVIYTYILPGSGSSMDNGKIVAVLYTTISPTLNPLIYTLRNKDFKTALKKMFPFIK from the coding sequence ATGGCAGAGAAAAATCAAACAGTGGTGACTGAGTTTATCCTGCTTGGCTTCTCTGAGACACATCCAATTCAGTTTGTTCTCTTTtgtatgttcttttttctttacatagTAGCCTTAGCAGGTAACACTCTTATTGTGGTGGCTATAAGTATAGATTCTGGACTCCATACAcccatgtattttttccttgcCAACTTGGCCATCTTAGATATTGGCTGCACAACCACAGTTCTACCAAAATTGCTGGAAAATCTTGCAGACAAGAAGTCCATCTCCTATGTTGGGTGCATGACTCAGTTGTATTTCCTTACATGGTTTTTGGGTGCTGAACTCCTACTCTTCACAGCTATGGCTTATGACAGATATGTGGCCATCTGTCACCCTCTGCATTACACTAcaatgatgagcagaatggttTGTTTCCTTCTAGCTGGTAGTGTGTGGGCCATTAGTGCCATTAGTTCATCAGTGCACACTGGTCTTATGATACAGTTAACCTTCTGTGGCCCAAATATAATTAAGCACTTTTTATGTGAAATCCCCACTTTATTACTTCTCTCCTGCACTTCTACATACCTGAACAATGTCATGATAGTCATTGCAGATGTATACTTTGGGGTGATTAATTTTGTGCTCACTATGGTATCCTATGGTTTCATTATTTCTAGCATCCTAAAGATCCGTACCACAGAAGGCAAGAAGAAAGCCTTCTCTACCTGTTCTTCCCACCTCATTGTAGTCACTATATATTATACCAcagttatatacacatacattctcCCAGGTTCTGGGTCCTCCATGGATAATGGCAAAATAGTGGCTGTCCTATACACTACTATCAGCCCAACTTTAAATCCTCTCATTTATACTTTACGCAACAAGGATTTCAAAACAGCCCTCAAGAAAATGTTTccattcattaaataa